TGCAACTGGTATGAAGGAATATGGAAAAGCAAGTAATGAATTATTTACGCAGTTTGTTGCAAGAGTTGCAAAAGAAATTCCAACTGCAACTTTAGCAATGTTTAGTAAACTCAAATATGTCAATTCACCTACAATGAATGATTTTCGTACTGTGTGGAATGCAAATTATCTTGGTGGTTTCGTAGTACACAGTAAATCATTTGATGGATTAAAAGGAGATTTTCCAATTGGTTTCTTAGTATGGGGAACAAATCAAAACTTAATAAGTAAAAATGTTTTAAATGAAATTACGACAGAAGTGTTCGATAAAAATGTTCATCCTATCGGTGAGAAGTGTTTTTATATCGTTCCTGATGCACAACTGTTAACAAATTGGATTGAACGACCAAAGACGAATAAAACTGAAGTAATCCCATTAAAAAACACAATTACTCCAGCTACTGCAACAAAAGACTTACGAGGGACAAAATGGTCAGATAATGCAATAGCATTTCTTTGGTGTAATAGTAATGATGTTCAACAAGCGCCAAGAACAGCGTTATTTTCTTCTGGCTTTAATGGTGGACATGGAATATTTATTAATCCCGATAATATTTGGCAGGCAGTAATTGTTTTTTCTGTACGCCGTTTGGTAAAACCCACCTGGCTCAACGACCGCGACCAGTTTCTGCAACCCACGGAGCCACTTACCGATGAGTTTAAAAACGATTGTCTGGTATGGATGCTGTTCAATGGCAGCAACCTCACCGCCAGCGCCAACGGCCTGCAATGGAACGGCAAAACATGGAGCATTGTAAACCATTTTATACCCTACACCGAAGAAGAAGTGAACGCCCCTGGCCGTTTCGAGTCGGATTTTATGGTGCAGTACATGGCAGGAAAAACGTTTTCGGAAGAAGCAAAAGCGGTGCTGGAAAAAGGCAAGCTTTTATGGCAGGCCTATTTTGCCCATACCGATGTGCACAGCGTACGTGAAGAACTAAAACTGAACCGTCCCGATGTAGGCTGGTACCAGGTGCGCAAAGCGCTACAGGCACGCAACGCCAGCGGCGATTTTGCACCGGTGAGCTTTAAGCCCTTTGAGGAAGCATACAAAACGCTCACCGAAAAACTGCAGCCCATGGTTTATGAATTGGGGTTTTTGAAGAATTGACAAACTTTGCTGAATCTGAATAATATGGATTACTATTTTCACACAGTAAAAATTCTCTTCTTTCTTTTTTTGCCTCTTTCCTAAAGGATGAAAAGAAAGAAGAGAATTTTATACATAAATTAAATTAAAATGGCGTCTGATTTTAAAAGTTTAAGAAAAGTGCACAACATGCATTTTGGTGCAGAAGCGTTTGGCTATAAAATGGCGGAAAAACTGCGTAATTATCAAACTCAGGCAGAAGCAGCTCTTTGGGAGGAATTGAAAAATAAAAAAATGGATGGAATAAAATTCAGGAGACAACATCCTATCAACTGTTTTGTGGTAGATTTTTATTGTCACTCTGCAAAATTGATTGTTGAGTTAGACGGAGGCATTCATAAAAATGCAGAAGTAAAAGAACATGACGCTGATCGTCAACTCCAACTGGAAGAATTTGGATTAAAAGTCATACGCTTTAGCAATGAGGAAGTACTTTTTGATATGAAAAAAACATTGGGTAAGATTCGAACAGCCATAAATCTCCAAATGAAGATGATAATATCAAATAATCAGGACCTTTGATTTCCATCCTTTAGGACAGGAGGCAAAGAAATCAAAGGAACTGATTATTTATTAAGATAGTATTAAAAACATGCAAAGAAACTTAAGAGTATTTAAATATTAATAACAACCCATATCATGGAAGAAATAGACGAACAATTATGGACAGTAAAGGGAGAAACCCTTAGCGACAAATCAGCGAGAAAAGAATATAAACTTACTCAAGATGAAATTGTCGTGGGAATTAATAAAGGGAAATTGCATTTTCGTGTGAATTACATTTATGAAAACCCTTGGTATAGATTATTAAGAAGTGAAGTTGAAAGATATGTCATAGAAATACATGGAATCAATCATTTACAGGAAAATAATAATCGAACAGAACTTAAGAAAATTGACAAAGAGCTAAAAGAACTAAAGTCTAAAATCTTATCTCTTGAAATGCGAAAAAAAGAGTTGCAATCAAAATTAAATGAAAAAATAAAATAATGAAATCTTACCGCAAAGAATTATGGTTCAACACCGAAAAACGATATCAATTCGTGCACATCACTCACGATGTTCAGCAGGCTGTAAACGAAAGCGGCATCAAAGAAGGCTTATGTCTTGTAAATGCCATGCATATCACATCCAGTGTTTTTATCAATGATAATGAATCAGGACTGCACAAAGATTATATGGAATGGCTTGAAAAACTTGCTCCATACAGCCGCGATGGCTACCATCACAACGTAGGCGAAGACAATGGCGATGCACATCTGAAACGCCAGGTGATGGGCAGGGAAGTGGTGGTTGCCATCACCAACGGGCAATTGGACTTTGGGCCATGGGAAGCCATATTCTATGGCGAATTCGACGGCAGAAGACGTAAAAGAGTCCTGATAAAAATTATTGGTGAATAAGTAGAGTTTGTCCATAATGTCCGATTTCTTCGTTACTCTTGTCTTGAAAACAGTCATCCGCAAGTTGGCGGACTCCTTGATTTTCAAGACTACGAAAGCCTCGAACTCGAACATTCTGGTTCAAACTCTGAATTATGGACAGACACTAAGTAAAGGTATTAAGGCAAAATAAAGAAAAAATCTCCGGCCACCAATGGTCACAAATAACAAAAATGACCGCGTACCTATTGACAATAAAAGACTAATGGCTAATGGCTAATGACTAATAGCTAATGGCCAATAGCTAATGGCCAATGGCTAATGGCTAATGCCTATCCTAATTCTCTCTCAAAACATACTCATCGTACTCTATTTCAAAGCGCAGCTTATGCCTTGATTCCTCCTGTGCCAACGACAAAAACAATGCTTTCATCTCTGAGTCAGCAACCCTTTCGGATAAGGCTAAATATAATTTAAAAGCCGCTTTTTCCTTCTTCATGGCGACAATCAGCGCATCGGCATAAGTCATATCAGGAGAAACCGTAACATGTGCCATATAGTCGGCCAATTTCATATCAAGTACCTGCTCTTTGCTGTCCTCCATGACACCTGTTTCTTTTGTATTCAACAGGCGGGCTTTATGTCCCATCTCCTCCTGAGCAAAATCATTAAACACCTGTTTCATCTGTGAATTTGCAGCATTCTTTGCAAGTTCCGTATAGAACTCAACGGCTTCCTGCTCTGCATGTATGGCGAAATCTAAAATTTCGTTTACCGATTGGAATTTATCCATAGTTACTTTATTTTAATTGCAGTTTTTTATTAAAATCCTCCATAAAGCTTTTCACCACATTGTCGCAACCATAATAAAACATTCTGTTTGTGTTATCAGAACCCGTTTTAACAAAGCTGCGGATTGTTTTATCTGCCAGTGGCAGCATAGAAACAAATTCGCTGAAAATCTCATCACAATCCATTATTTTCTGCTCAGTAAAATTTGAGATTATCTGACAAAGCTGACCATACGAATTAACTTCAGGTACCGGCTTATTTATTAAAGCAGCATGAAACTTTTGAATATAGCGCTGTGTATTAGTGAAAGTCCCTCCTATTTCAAAAGGCAGGGATGCCGGCATAATAAGATCTGCCGCCCTGGCTGTTTCTGTCATAAAGTAATCCTGCACCATGATAAAGCCGGATTTGCCCAGAATTTCACTCATCATAGCTTTATCAATAGCACAGCCAACAGGATCTTCGCCATAAATGAACAGGTTAGCATATTTCCCCTTATGCAAAGCTTCATACATTGGATGTATGAAACCCATATCAAACAGTCCCTGAGCATTGTTTTTTTCTTTCAAAGATACAATACCCATGGCTGTTTTCCCTAATTTTCCGGTCAGCAATGCCAGGTTGTACAACTCATAAGCAGTATTTCCGCTGATTTCTTTTTCTGAAAAAACCAGTACGGCATTCATATTTTCGTTAAAGCCGTCTGCAAAACTTTCAAGACATTCCTGGCAACAAGAGCCCTTTTCAAGCAGCGCTTTATAATCTTCAGCAAGCAAGGCTTTAGCATATTCTTCAAAGTCTTTGCAATTATCATTTATATACATCCTGTTGAACTTATTATTCTTCAGCAGGTAATAATTCACCGCTTTCACAAAGAAATAATAATCCTTAATTACTGATGTTTTTGTAACTTTTTCAGCCATACTGCTTTTCTCTTTCACAGTAATAAGTTCGACCGGTACTTTGGAGGTGTTAATTAAAAAACCGGCAACAGCATTATCCATATTTATTTCAGAACCGAGCAAATAAAATTTTCCTGCTTTTGAAAAATCTTGAAAAGGAACATTTTCAAATGAGCTTCTGAAATAGCCATCACCACGGCCCAGATAATGGAAGCTCCCAATGTTTTCAGATTTAACAACTGTCGAAGCTAGTTTTTTTATCAGATACATCTCTTCATTCGTAAGCCTTGCCCCTGCAAAAAACGCATTTTGTTCGGGCTGAACCGATTTAATTTTTTCAGCTATCAGTTTACGAGCCTGTTCAAAACTTATTTCTTTAAATGTCCCGTTTTCATTCAACAGGGGCTTTGTAATTCTTGATTTGTCGTTTAAGTAGAGATACCCAAATTTAGCAAAACGGCAGATGTTGCCATCTTTGTTGACGTTACCGTTGCTTCCTGTAACTTTCATCACAAAGCCGTTTTTGTGGTGGATATTTATTTCACAGCCCACAGAACAATAGTTACAAATAGTTTTGAAAGACTCAAGTTTAACAGGCCCCGGTTTAAAAATCACATTCTCGGTAATGGCACCTGTGGGGCATGTTGAAATGCATAATCCACATGATTCGCAGCTTGTTTCAGTCAGTGAATCACCCATGCTGGGAGCTACATAAGTTTTAAATCCTCTATTAACCAAGCCCAGTGCATTAGCCCCGACAACTTCTTTACATATCCTGACACAGCGTGAGCATAAGATGCACTTATTATTATCTATTTCAATATAGGGGTGCCTGAAGTCCGTCAGATATTCCTTGAACTCTCCTTCATAGTGTTTCTGATCCGCATCGTATTCAGTGGCATAGCGTTTCAGGTCGCAGGTAAAAAACTCGGTGCAACCGCATTCCAGGCAACGTTCTGTTTCTTTTAAAGCCACATCTTCATTTTCATAACCCAACTCTACTTCATTAAAATTTCTGCGTTTATCAGGAGGTAGGGTTGGCATTTCATGCCTGAGCTGTTTGTAAAACCTGCCTTCGTAATCTTCTTTTACCTGCTCTTTAAAATTTTCTTTTTTACTTATAAACTCTTTTTTCAAAGGAACAACGGGCATGTCATGCAGGTAATGATGACAACTGTTTGCTGCAATACGTGCCTGAGCCACGGCCTGAATTAGCGTTGCAGCGCCGGTAACGCCGTCGCCGCAGGCAAAAATATTTTTAACACCTGTCTGTAGCGTGTCGGGATTTGCATCCAGGTCGCCCCATTTATTTGTCTTTACCTCTCCTTCCTCAGAATTTTTATTTATATCGGTAAGAAAATCAGCCAGTGTTTTTTGGCCAATAGCGGCAAGGGCAATGTCCATTACCACTTCAAATTCAGAACCTTTAACAGGAACAGGCCTTCTTCTGCCAGAAGCGTCAGGTTCTCCTAAAACCATTTTAATACATGTAAGCGATTTCAGACGCCCTTGTTTGTCTTTATTGACTTTCACAGGAGCGGTAAGAAACATATATTCCACCCCTTCCAGCTTCGACTCATGTATTTCAATCGGATTGGCAG
This sequence is a window from Bacteroidales bacterium. Protein-coding genes within it:
- a CDS encoding endonuclease domain-containing protein; translation: MASDFKSLRKVHNMHFGAEAFGYKMAEKLRNYQTQAEAALWEELKNKKMDGIKFRRQHPINCFVVDFYCHSAKLIVELDGGIHKNAEVKEHDADRQLQLEEFGLKVIRFSNEEVLFDMKKTLGKIRTAINLQMKMIISNNQDL
- a CDS encoding secondary thiamine-phosphate synthase enzyme YjbQ; its protein translation is MKSYRKELWFNTEKRYQFVHITHDVQQAVNESGIKEGLCLVNAMHITSSVFINDNESGLHKDYMEWLEKLAPYSRDGYHHNVGEDNGDAHLKRQVMGREVVVAITNGQLDFGPWEAIFYGEFDGRRRKRVLIKIIGE
- a CDS encoding ferritin family protein, encoding MDKFQSVNEILDFAIHAEQEAVEFYTELAKNAANSQMKQVFNDFAQEEMGHKARLLNTKETGVMEDSKEQVLDMKLADYMAHVTVSPDMTYADALIVAMKKEKAAFKLYLALSERVADSEMKALFLSLAQEESRHKLRFEIEYDEYVLREN
- a CDS encoding FAD-dependent oxidoreductase, which encodes MSEQLNIIINGKNVTGFKGEYILDVAVKNNIEIPTLCNDSRLEPYTSCYMCVVEVEGMRGLQPACSTRIMEGMKITTDNPKIRKARKTALDLLLSNHYADCMGPCKQTCPAGVDVQGYISLIEKKMYNEAVALIKETNPLPAICGRVCVRPCEVACRRNLLDEGAPVGIDYLKRFTSDMDLSSATKYVPQIKPKTNKKVAVIGAGPGGLSAAFFMQKEGHQVDIYEASPKAGGWLRYGIPEYRLPNDLLQKEVDNITDLGVNIFYNQKLGDNISFAELKKKYDALILAIGCQKGTSIGCEGDDAENVISGIDFLKAMELSGKKYDFKGKTVAVIGGGNTAMDCCRTSLRCGADKVYVIYRRTEKEMPANPIEIHESKLEGVEYMFLTAPVKVNKDKQGRLKSLTCIKMVLGEPDASGRRRPVPVKGSEFEVVMDIALAAIGQKTLADFLTDINKNSEEGEVKTNKWGDLDANPDTLQTGVKNIFACGDGVTGAATLIQAVAQARIAANSCHHYLHDMPVVPLKKEFISKKENFKEQVKEDYEGRFYKQLRHEMPTLPPDKRRNFNEVELGYENEDVALKETERCLECGCTEFFTCDLKRYATEYDADQKHYEGEFKEYLTDFRHPYIEIDNNKCILCSRCVRICKEVVGANALGLVNRGFKTYVAPSMGDSLTETSCESCGLCISTCPTGAITENVIFKPGPVKLESFKTICNYCSVGCEINIHHKNGFVMKVTGSNGNVNKDGNICRFAKFGYLYLNDKSRITKPLLNENGTFKEISFEQARKLIAEKIKSVQPEQNAFFAGARLTNEEMYLIKKLASTVVKSENIGSFHYLGRGDGYFRSSFENVPFQDFSKAGKFYLLGSEINMDNAVAGFLINTSKVPVELITVKEKSSMAEKVTKTSVIKDYYFFVKAVNYYLLKNNKFNRMYINDNCKDFEEYAKALLAEDYKALLEKGSCCQECLESFADGFNENMNAVLVFSEKEISGNTAYELYNLALLTGKLGKTAMGIVSLKEKNNAQGLFDMGFIHPMYEALHKGKYANLFIYGEDPVGCAIDKAMMSEILGKSGFIMVQDYFMTETARAADLIMPASLPFEIGGTFTNTQRYIQKFHAALINKPVPEVNSYGQLCQIISNFTEQKIMDCDEIFSEFVSMLPLADKTIRSFVKTGSDNTNRMFYYGCDNVVKSFMEDFNKKLQLK